One Treponema pectinovorum DNA segment encodes these proteins:
- the pepF gene encoding oligoendopeptidase F, which produces MAKKTIPNRSEVPANDKWNLSTLYKTDDDWEQDLKTIDSLTNKFTSFKSHLKDSPESLLQALKAYEELHKTLEKVYCYASLQHTADESDHIAQDREGRAMMAYAKVSAETSFFSPELMSIPDNKINEWCKRSDFKDYKVFIEKALHEKPYTLSEKEERILSLSSEALQTPSNAFSLLENVDLKFGNVNDGKKEVELTQSTFSVLIRNEERAVRKDAYKKFYKTFIEHQNVLASLYAGSINSDVFYSRARGFSSSLEASLYSNKVDKSVYLNLIETVHKNLPVLHRYYSLRKKVLGLKELRHYDVYVPLVKDMITKTSYEQAVELCRNAMSPLGNEYTDTLCNGLLNGWVDRYENKGKRSGAFSSGAYTGYPYILLNYKDDAIRDVFTMAHEGGHSMHSHYSKTNNPFLCYDYTIFEAEVASTFNEELLFQYLLKNAQSKEMKIYLLAMRSDDIIATLHRQTMFAEFELKAHKSVEDGIPLNANLLRKMYQKLLEQYFGSEMVFEEESDMEGLRIPHFYNAFYVYKYATGISAALALVKRVTQGGEKEREDYFKFLKSGGSRYPLESLKIAGVDMSSTEPVQDALDTFAKIVEELESNLKI; this is translated from the coding sequence ATGGCAAAAAAAACAATTCCGAACAGAAGCGAAGTTCCTGCAAACGATAAATGGAATCTTTCGACACTCTATAAAACCGACGACGATTGGGAACAAGATCTAAAAACGATTGATTCCCTCACCAATAAATTTACATCTTTTAAATCGCACCTAAAGGATTCTCCAGAATCTCTTTTGCAAGCACTAAAAGCCTACGAAGAATTGCACAAAACTCTCGAAAAAGTCTATTGCTATGCAAGTCTCCAGCATACCGCAGACGAAAGCGACCACATCGCACAAGACAGAGAAGGCAGAGCGATGATGGCTTACGCAAAGGTAAGCGCGGAAACTTCATTTTTTTCGCCAGAATTGATGTCAATTCCAGATAATAAAATAAACGAATGGTGTAAGAGAAGCGATTTTAAAGATTACAAGGTATTTATTGAAAAAGCGTTGCACGAAAAACCTTACACTTTGAGCGAAAAAGAAGAGAGAATTTTATCGCTTTCTTCAGAAGCATTGCAAACGCCTTCAAACGCATTCAGCCTTTTAGAAAACGTAGATTTAAAATTTGGAAACGTAAACGACGGCAAAAAAGAAGTTGAATTAACTCAATCTACTTTTTCAGTATTGATAAGAAACGAAGAAAGGGCTGTCAGAAAAGACGCATATAAAAAATTCTATAAAACCTTTATTGAACATCAAAATGTGCTCGCATCTTTATATGCAGGAAGCATAAATTCCGATGTTTTTTACTCTCGTGCAAGGGGATTTTCTTCAAGCTTAGAAGCAAGCCTTTATTCAAACAAGGTCGACAAGAGCGTATATCTCAATCTAATAGAAACTGTACACAAAAACTTGCCTGTTTTACACCGCTATTATTCGCTCAGGAAAAAAGTTTTAGGCTTAAAAGAATTGCGCCACTACGACGTTTATGTACCTCTCGTAAAGGATATGATAACAAAAACCTCTTACGAACAGGCAGTGGAACTTTGCAGAAACGCTATGTCGCCATTAGGAAATGAATACACAGACACGCTTTGCAACGGCCTTTTAAACGGTTGGGTAGACCGTTACGAAAACAAAGGCAAACGCTCTGGAGCATTCAGTTCAGGAGCATACACAGGTTATCCGTACATTCTTTTAAATTATAAGGACGATGCGATTAGAGATGTTTTTACGATGGCACACGAAGGCGGACACTCGATGCATTCTCATTATTCAAAAACGAATAATCCGTTCTTATGCTACGACTACACGATTTTTGAAGCAGAAGTTGCCTCAACCTTTAATGAAGAACTCTTATTCCAGTATCTTTTAAAAAATGCACAGTCTAAAGAAATGAAAATCTATCTTTTGGCAATGCGCTCGGACGATATAATTGCAACTTTACATAGACAAACAATGTTTGCAGAATTTGAGTTAAAAGCACACAAATCGGTCGAAGATGGAATTCCGTTGAATGCAAACCTGCTCAGAAAAATGTATCAAAAACTTTTAGAGCAATATTTTGGCAGCGAGATGGTTTTTGAAGAAGAAAGCGACATGGAAGGTCTTAGGATTCCTCATTTTTATAATGCTTTTTACGTTTACAAATATGCTACAGGGATATCCGCGGCATTGGCACTTGTAAAGCGTGTTACACAAGGTGGAGAAAAAGAACGCGAAGATTATTTTAAATTTTTAAAATCTGGCGGAAGTCGCTATCCGCTTGAAAGTTTAAAAATTGCAGGAGTGGATATGTCGTCTACAGAACCAGTTCAAGATGCTCTAGATACTTTTGCAAAGATTGTTGAAGAATTAGAAAGCAACTTAAAGATTTAA
- a CDS encoding SH3 domain-containing protein, translating to MNKKTFPIILSFFLCILLCSCGSLGYSLVLWNNSEAGVSEGQIVKVYVKSNISQSYIISLPESKQKIEIPLWQISEPQGKRKTLDLANSYKEYEHTYASVKLDGLPIRLEPVNTAKQVYRLRKDEIIRILYKGNGQSVTNGKGNLNGEWLRVLTSSGTFGWCFSYNLNLFERTGQKLENSSEGEIQELDEAIKDALLKRWYPEYFQQMIKTGRFDLEKISANYGFFFGLQNEDENEDEDETSVEENFDMQIPDSEYAGEQENPEFAVEIQNENEIDSENQIKDAEPNLNNFMFDENAEKTARILTSDLNKEWTYKKINAGSDGAYALGENQVYITLKGKNFMAVQYMDSDGKMKSENFVALNMDFKEVIKKETERRNSLIQSFVQDGPIYRSSNYGTLIFKDGGNAVWRNFRLLVPSVISASARENIKVTCEYYLSPSLQKEFDGILTFKFEGSSEKVNFFYKKDSSGVRLEDAKRATFKGNLVTARSSSPLVMYFTVR from the coding sequence ATGAATAAAAAAACATTTCCGATAATCCTTTCATTTTTTTTATGTATACTGCTTTGTTCTTGTGGCTCGCTTGGTTATTCGCTTGTATTGTGGAACAACAGTGAAGCAGGCGTTAGCGAAGGGCAGATTGTAAAAGTCTATGTAAAATCGAACATCTCGCAATCTTATATAATTTCTTTGCCAGAAAGCAAACAAAAGATTGAAATTCCACTTTGGCAAATTTCTGAACCTCAAGGAAAAAGAAAAACTTTGGACTTGGCCAATTCTTACAAAGAATACGAGCACACTTATGCAAGCGTAAAATTAGATGGTCTTCCGATTCGCCTTGAACCTGTAAATACAGCAAAGCAAGTTTACAGATTGCGAAAAGATGAAATTATCCGCATCCTTTACAAAGGCAACGGTCAGTCTGTTACAAACGGCAAAGGAAATTTAAACGGAGAATGGCTTAGGGTTCTTACGAGCAGTGGAACTTTTGGTTGGTGTTTTTCTTACAATTTAAATTTGTTCGAGAGAACAGGACAAAAACTTGAAAATTCAAGCGAGGGCGAAATTCAAGAGCTTGACGAAGCGATAAAAGATGCACTTTTAAAACGATGGTATCCAGAATATTTCCAGCAGATGATAAAAACTGGGCGCTTTGACTTGGAAAAAATCAGTGCAAATTATGGCTTTTTCTTTGGACTTCAAAACGAAGATGAAAACGAAGATGAAGATGAAACTTCGGTTGAAGAAAATTTTGACATGCAGATTCCTGATTCAGAATACGCAGGCGAACAGGAAAATCCTGAATTCGCTGTAGAAATCCAAAACGAGAACGAAATCGATTCTGAAAATCAAATTAAAGACGCTGAACCAAATCTTAACAATTTCATGTTTGACGAAAACGCAGAAAAAACTGCAAGAATTTTAACTTCCGATTTAAATAAAGAATGGACTTATAAAAAAATAAATGCTGGTTCCGACGGAGCGTATGCTCTAGGTGAAAATCAAGTTTATATAACTTTAAAAGGCAAGAATTTTATGGCAGTTCAATATATGGACAGCGATGGCAAAATGAAAAGCGAAAATTTTGTCGCTTTGAATATGGATTTTAAAGAAGTTATAAAAAAAGAAACGGAGCGCAGAAATTCCCTAATTCAATCTTTTGTTCAAGACGGACCAATTTATCGAAGTTCAAATTACGGAACTTTGATTTTTAAAGATGGTGGCAACGCTGTCTGGCGAAATTTTAGACTTTTGGTTCCATCTGTAATATCCGCTTCTGCACGAGAAAATATAAAAGTCACTTGCGAATACTATCTTTCTCCGTCACTTCAAAAAGAATTTGACGGTATTCTAACTTTTAAGTTTGAAGGCAGTTCAGAAAAAGTTAATTTCTTCTATAAAAAAGACAGTTCAGGCGTACGTTTAGAAGACGCAAAACGGGCTACTTTCAAAGGAAATTTAGTAACTGCAAGAAGTTCAAGCCCTCTTGTCATGTATTTTACTGTAAGGTGA